Within the Pengzhenrongella sicca genome, the region CGGCTGCACCGCCTGGACCGCCGGCTCGAGGACGCGACGGCGCGGGCCCAGCGCGGCGCCGACGTCGGCGGTCTCGTCGGGCCGCTCGAGTCCGAGGCCGCCCTGATCGAGCGCGACCTCATCGTCGCCGCGGCCACCCGCCGCGACGACGAGCGCGACCGCAAGCGCGCGCACGCGCTGCGCGGGGAGCTGATCGCCCGCGCCGAGCGCGTGAACCGCGTCGTCGACGAGTGCGTGGCGCGCGTGCGCACGGCGCCGACGCTCGCGGTGCCGCGCGTTGAGGCGCTCGGGCCCGTGCCCGACGAAGCGCTTGCGGTGGACGCGTACCTCGTCCGGCTCGCGGCGGTCGCGCGCGCGCTCGCGCTGGCCGAGCAGGCCTACGGCGGCCCGCTCGCCGAGCTCGCCGACCTGCGCGCCCTCCTGGACGTCTACCACGCCAAGGCGGCGGGCACCGGGCGCGCCGAGCACCCCGAGGTCGCCGAGATGTACAAGCAGGCGCTCGCCGTCGTCGGCGAGCTGCCGGCCGACCTGCCCCGGGCGCGCGCCGTCGTCGCCGCCTACCAGACCCTGCTCTCGGACCCGCTGCCGGGCCCGACCGCGGGACCCGCCTCCTCAGGACGGACCTCATGACGACCGTTGCGTGCAGCCAGCCGGGGTGCACCGGCACCATCGTGGACGGGTACTGCGACGTCTGCGGCTCACCGGGCGGCGCGGGCGGGAGCACCGGGGCGGCGAGCGCCGCCGCCGCGAGCACCTCGACCGCGACCCGCGCGGGCGGGCCGGCGCGCGTCGGGCCGGCGGGCGTCGACTCGGCCGTGTCGACCGTCTCGCGCGCGTCGAACCGCCTGGCGTCGACGGCGATCGGCTCGGCGCGCGCGGGCGGCACCCAGGTGACCCAGCGCAAGGGGACGTCGTCGGTGCGCCTGCGGGCCGCCCGGCTCGGCGCGGGCCTGACCACGATCCCGCCCCAGCCGCCGATCGACGCCCGCTCCGCGCTGATGACGAACCCGGAGGTGGCCGAGGAGAAGCGGGTCTGCCCGAACTGCGGCTCGCCGGTCGGTCGCTCGCACGACGGGCGGCCCGGGCGTACCGAGGGCTTCTGCCCGAAGTGCCGGAGCCCGTTCTCGTTCACCCCGAAGCTCCAGGCGGGCGACCTCGTCGGCGGGCAGTACGAGGTCGCGGGCGCGCTCGCGCACGGCGGGCTCGGCTGGATCTACCTCGCGCAGGACCGCAACGTGTCGGACCGGTGGGTCGTGCTCAAGGGCCTGCTCAACGCGGGCGACGCCGACGCCCTCGCGGCCGCGATCGCCGAGCGCCAGTTCCTCGCGCAGGTCGAGCACCCGCTGATCGTCGAGATCTACAACTTCGTCACGCACGAGGGCGCCGGCTACATCGTCATGGAGTACATCGGCGGCACGTCGCTGAAGTCGCTGCTCAAGGATCGGATGAAGGCCGCGGGCCACTACGATCCGCTGCCGCTCGACCAGGCGATCGCGTACGTGCTCGAGATCCTGCCCGCGTTCGGGTACCTGCACGACCTCGGGCTCGTCTACTGCGACTTCAAGCCCGACAACATCATTCAGGTGGGCGACGACGTCCGCCTGATCGACCTCGGCGGCGTCCGGCGCCTCGCCGACGTCGACTCCGCGATCTACGGCACGGTCGGGTACCAGGCGCCCGAGGTGCCCGACGTCGGCACGACCGTCGCGTCGGACATCTACACGATCGGGCGGACGCTGCTCGTGCTCGCGATGGAGTTCCGGGGCTACCAGTCGACGTACCTGACGTCGCTGCCGTCGGTCGCCGACACGCCGCTGTTCCAGCGGTACGACTCGTTCCACCGCCTCGTCGTCAAAGCCTGCGCGCCGGACCCGGCGGACCGGTTCGCGTCCGCGGCCGAGCTGCGGGTCCAGCTGCTCGGGGTGCTGCGCGAGGTCGTCGCGATGGACCGGCCCGGCGACGCGGCCGCGCGGCACGCAGCGCCGTCGCTGCTGTTCGAGACCCCGAACGTCTCGGACGCGGTGCTCACCTGGCAGGGCCTGCCAGGGCTGCTCGTCGACTCGGGGGACCCGCAGGTCGGGTGGCTCGCGACCGTGAGCGTCGAGGAGCCGGCGGCCCGGCTCGAGGCGCTCCGGCAGGCGCCCGACCGGTCGCCCGAGGTGCTGCTCCAGATCGGCCGGACCGCACTGGTGGCCGGTCACCCCGAGCTCGTGGACGCGGTGGCGGACGAGTTGCTCACTGGCGACCCGTGGGAGTGGCGCGCGGTCTGGCTGCAGGGCCTCAAGGCCCTCGCGGCCGACGACGGCGCGGGCGCCCGCTCGGCGTTCAACGCCGTGTACGGCCAGGTGCCGGGGGAGCTCGCGCCGAAGCTCGCGCTCGCCCTCGCGTGCGAGACGAGCGGCGAGCTCGACATCGCGGAGGCCCTGTACTCCATCTGCGCGCGCAGCGACGCGTCTTACGCCGCCCCGGCGGCGCTCGCGATGGCGCGGATCCGAGCCTCGCGGCAGGACACGGAGGGCGCGGTCGCGGCGCTCGACCTCGTCTCGCCGACGAGCCGCGCGTACACCGAGGCGCGGCGCCAGCGGGCCGGGCTGCTCGCGGCGTCCGGAGGCGGGCTGCCGGCCCTGGCGGCCGCGATGGCGAGCGTCGACGGCGTCGGGATCGACGAGCTCCAGCGGGCGCGGCTGACGGCGAACGTGCTCTCGAGCGCGCTCCGGCTCGTGCTCGACCACGGCCCGCAGCCCGCACTGCGGATCGGCGGCGTCGAGGCCGCGGAGCCCGCGCTGCGCGACGGGCTCGAGGGCGCGTACCGGCGCCTCGCCACGATGGCGTCGACGCGCGACGAGCGCGTCGCGCTCGTAGACGCCGCGAACGGCGTGCGCCGGTGGACGCTCCGATGAGCGCGCCGACGGGAGCGGTCGCCGGCGGCGGGCTCCTGACCTGCGCCGAGTGCGGCGCCGCCGCACCCGCCGACGCCCGGTTCTGCGAGGCGTGCGGGCACGAGTTCCCGCAGGTGGCGGCGCCAGCGGCGGCAGCGCGAGCGGAGTCGTCAGCGGCGTCGTCGGCGGTCGACGCCGCCGCGGCGGCCGCTCCCGACGGCCCGATCCCGTGCGCGGAGTGCGGCGGCGTCGTCGACCCGGACGGATACTGCTCGCTCTGCGGGGCGAAGGCCCCCGTCCCGCGCGACCACCTCGTCGAGCAGCCGCAGCCCTGGGTCGGCGCGGTGAGCGACCGCGGCGTGCGGCACCGCCGCAACGAGGACGCGATGGCGACCGCGGCAGACGAGGCCCCCGGCGGGCGCGCGATCCTCGTCGTGTGCGACGGCGTGTCGAGCTCCGAGAACTCCGACGTCGCGAGCCTCGCCGCGGCGCGGGCCGCCCGGGAGGTGCTGGTGCACTCGCGCGCGCAGGGCCTGGGCACGGACTCGACGCTGCTCGCGGTGCTGAGCGACCGGATCGAGGCGGCCGCGGACGCCGCGAGCCGCGCCGTCGCGCAGTCGACCGCCGCCGACCACGGCGCCAGCCCGCCGTCGTGCACGTTCGTCGCCGCCGTCGTCGAGCGCGACCGGATCGTCGCGGGCGTCGTCGGCGACAGCCGGGCGTACTGGTTCCCCGACGGCGGCGAGCCGCTCGCGCTCACGGTCGACGACTCGTGGTCCGCCGAGCAGATGGCGCTGGGCGTGCCGCGCGCCGAGGCCGAGTCCGGCCCGCACGCGCACGCGATCACGCGCTGGCTCGGCGTCGACGCGCCCGACCACACGCCGCGGATCACGACGGCGGCGGTCACCTCGCCTGGGTGGCTGCTCGTGTGCTCGGACGGGCTGTGGAACTACTGCTCGGCGGCCGACGACCTCGAGGCCCTGCTGCGGCGGACCGCGGCCGACGCCGCCGGCGAGCCGCTCGCGACGGCGTCGGCCCTGGTTGACTGGGCGAACGCGCAGGGCGGACATGACAACATCACGGTGGCGCTCGCCAGGCTGGGCACAGCGGCGCCGGACCGGCAGGGCACGGCCACGAGCGGGGAGAGCTGACGATGACGGAGTTTGCGGCACAGGTGTTCCAGAACGAGTTCCTCGCGGACGGCGGGACGGACGTGCACGCGATCGTCACGGTCACCTGCACCGGGGCGGGGCAGGCCGGTCAGTCCGGCGGCGGCGAGGCCGCCGAGATCGTCATCGTGGACACCTCGGGGTCGATGGGCCTCGGCATCCGGGATGCGCAGATCGCGGCCGTCGCGGCGCTCGACCAGGTGATCGACGGGACCTGGTTCGCCGTCATCGCCGGCAACCACCTCGCCCGGCTGGCCTACCCCACCGACTCGCGCGAGCTCGGCATGACCCGCATGGACCCCGCCGCGCGCGCCGAGGCCCGCGCCGCGATCGGCACGTTCACCGCCGACGGCGGCACCGCGATGGGCACCTGGCTCGAGCTCGCGAGCGCGGTGTTCGACTCCGTGCCGGCGGCGACGCAGCGGCACGCGATCCTGCTCACGGACGGCAAGAACCAGCACGAGACGCCGGCCGAGCTCACCCGCCGGATCGCCGCGGCGAGCGGCCGGTTCCAGTGCGACTGCCGCGGGGTCGGCGCCGACTGGGTGGTCGGCGAGGTCCGCCGCATCGCGACCGCCCTGATGGGAACGGTCGACCTCATCCCGACGCCCGGCGAGATGGCCGGCGAGTTCGAGCGCCTCATGCGCGCCGCGATGTCGCGCGGCGTCGCCTCCGCTGACCTGCGGGTCTGGGCCCCCCAGGGTGCCCGAGTGCTCTTCGTGCGCCAGGTCGCCCCGGCCGTCGAGGACCTCACGGGCCGCCGCCGCGAGGTGAACGCGCTCACGGGCGCGTACCCCACCGGCAGCTGGGGCGACGAGTCCCGCGACTTCCACGTCGCGGTGCGCCTGCCCGCGGCGAAGGGCGTTGGGCAGGAGCAGCTCGCGGCCCGCGTCCAGCTCGCCCTCGGCGACGCCGTGCAGGCCCAGGGCATGGTCAAGGCCTTGTGGTCCGACGACGACGCGCTCACCGCCCGCATCAACCCGGAGGTCGCGCACTACACGGGTCAGACCGAGCTTGCCGAGGCGATCCAGGACGGCCTCGCGGCCAAGGCGATCGGCGACACCGCGACCGCGACCGCGAAGCTCGGCCGGGCCGTCCAGCTCGCCGCCGAGACCGGCAACGAGGAGGCGACCTCGAAGCTGCGCAAGGTCGTCGACATCGAGGAGCCCGGCACCGGCAAGGTGCGGCTGCGCAAGAGCGTGGACCGGCTCGACGAGATGGCGCTCGACACGGCGTCGACCAAGACGACGCGGGTCAAGCGATGACCGACCCGGGTGGTTCGGCGGGCACGGTGACCTGCCCGAACGGGCACCAGAGCGTGGCGACCGACTACTGCGACGTCTGTGGCGAGCCGCTCGCCGCGGTGCTCGCCGGCGGTGCCGGTGGCGGCGCTGGAGCTGGAGCGGGAGTCGGTGCGGGCGCCGCGGGGGGCGCTCCGACCGGCTCGGCTCCGACCGGCTCGGCGTCGACCGGCCCGGCGTCGCAGACCTGCCCGAACTGCCAGACGGAGAACGTCGCCGACGCGCTGTTCTGCGAGGCGTGCGGGTACGACTTCACGACGGGCGCGATGCCGCGGGTGCCGGCTCCGGCGTCGTCGCTCGACCTCGGTGCGCCGGACGCGAGCCCCGCAGGTCCCGCGAGCCCCGCGGGCTCCGCGAGCCCGACGCCGCTCGCGCCGCGCGTGCCGCTCGAGTGGGTCACGGAGATCTGGGTCGACCCCGACTGGTACGCCGAGCAGGACAGCACCGAGCCGTGCCCGTCCCCGGGCCTGCCGGCGATCGTGCCGCTCACGGTCCGGAGCGTCCTGATCGGTCGCGTCTCGAAGAGCCGGAACATCCACCCGGAGATCGACTGCGACGGCGACATCGGCGTCAGCAGGCGGCAGGCCCAGCTCACGACGGACGGCACGCGCTGGTGGGTCGAGGACCTGCAGTCGTCGAACGGAACGTACGTGGGGCCGGACAGCGGACCGCTGCCGACCGTGCCGCTCACGCCCGGCCAGCGCCGGGAGCTGTCGGAGGGCGACCGCGTGTACGTCGGCGCGTGGACGAGGATCGTCGTGCGCCGGGCGACCGACGAGGAGAAGGCCGGGGCCGCCTGAGTCGGCAGCTCAGCCCGCGAGGGATTCGAACGGCCCGCGAGAGATCACAACGGCCCTCGAACGATCAGAACGGCCCTCGAACGATCAGAACGGCGGAGGGTCCTCGAACGGGTCGGTCGCCGGATCG harbors:
- a CDS encoding serine/threonine-protein kinase, coding for MTTVACSQPGCTGTIVDGYCDVCGSPGGAGGSTGAASAAAASTSTATRAGGPARVGPAGVDSAVSTVSRASNRLASTAIGSARAGGTQVTQRKGTSSVRLRAARLGAGLTTIPPQPPIDARSALMTNPEVAEEKRVCPNCGSPVGRSHDGRPGRTEGFCPKCRSPFSFTPKLQAGDLVGGQYEVAGALAHGGLGWIYLAQDRNVSDRWVVLKGLLNAGDADALAAAIAERQFLAQVEHPLIVEIYNFVTHEGAGYIVMEYIGGTSLKSLLKDRMKAAGHYDPLPLDQAIAYVLEILPAFGYLHDLGLVYCDFKPDNIIQVGDDVRLIDLGGVRRLADVDSAIYGTVGYQAPEVPDVGTTVASDIYTIGRTLLVLAMEFRGYQSTYLTSLPSVADTPLFQRYDSFHRLVVKACAPDPADRFASAAELRVQLLGVLREVVAMDRPGDAAARHAAPSLLFETPNVSDAVLTWQGLPGLLVDSGDPQVGWLATVSVEEPAARLEALRQAPDRSPEVLLQIGRTALVAGHPELVDAVADELLTGDPWEWRAVWLQGLKALAADDGAGARSAFNAVYGQVPGELAPKLALALACETSGELDIAEALYSICARSDASYAAPAALAMARIRASRQDTEGAVAALDLVSPTSRAYTEARRQRAGLLAASGGGLPALAAAMASVDGVGIDELQRARLTANVLSSALRLVLDHGPQPALRIGGVEAAEPALRDGLEGAYRRLATMASTRDERVALVDAANGVRRWTLR
- a CDS encoding PP2C family serine/threonine-protein phosphatase, producing the protein MSAPTGAVAGGGLLTCAECGAAAPADARFCEACGHEFPQVAAPAAAARAESSAASSAVDAAAAAAPDGPIPCAECGGVVDPDGYCSLCGAKAPVPRDHLVEQPQPWVGAVSDRGVRHRRNEDAMATAADEAPGGRAILVVCDGVSSSENSDVASLAAARAAREVLVHSRAQGLGTDSTLLAVLSDRIEAAADAASRAVAQSTAADHGASPPSCTFVAAVVERDRIVAGVVGDSRAYWFPDGGEPLALTVDDSWSAEQMALGVPRAEAESGPHAHAITRWLGVDAPDHTPRITTAAVTSPGWLLVCSDGLWNYCSAADDLEALLRRTAADAAGEPLATASALVDWANAQGGHDNITVALARLGTAAPDRQGTATSGES
- a CDS encoding vWA domain-containing protein codes for the protein MTEFAAQVFQNEFLADGGTDVHAIVTVTCTGAGQAGQSGGGEAAEIVIVDTSGSMGLGIRDAQIAAVAALDQVIDGTWFAVIAGNHLARLAYPTDSRELGMTRMDPAARAEARAAIGTFTADGGTAMGTWLELASAVFDSVPAATQRHAILLTDGKNQHETPAELTRRIAAASGRFQCDCRGVGADWVVGEVRRIATALMGTVDLIPTPGEMAGEFERLMRAAMSRGVASADLRVWAPQGARVLFVRQVAPAVEDLTGRRREVNALTGAYPTGSWGDESRDFHVAVRLPAAKGVGQEQLAARVQLALGDAVQAQGMVKALWSDDDALTARINPEVAHYTGQTELAEAIQDGLAAKAIGDTATATAKLGRAVQLAAETGNEEATSKLRKVVDIEEPGTGKVRLRKSVDRLDEMALDTASTKTTRVKR
- a CDS encoding FHA domain-containing protein, whose amino-acid sequence is MTDPGGSAGTVTCPNGHQSVATDYCDVCGEPLAAVLAGGAGGGAGAGAGVGAGAAGGAPTGSAPTGSASTGPASQTCPNCQTENVADALFCEACGYDFTTGAMPRVPAPASSLDLGAPDASPAGPASPAGSASPTPLAPRVPLEWVTEIWVDPDWYAEQDSTEPCPSPGLPAIVPLTVRSVLIGRVSKSRNIHPEIDCDGDIGVSRRQAQLTTDGTRWWVEDLQSSNGTYVGPDSGPLPTVPLTPGQRRELSEGDRVYVGAWTRIVVRRATDEEKAGAA